The Exiguobacterium acetylicum genome includes a window with the following:
- a CDS encoding alpha/beta hydrolase, producing MKRETAWLMGGAALLTTAAAGASIWNNYGALLRWTEPALPLTEKQLAPRTLAYKQVGDCTLQLDLYYPPGEGPFPVAIYAHGGAFVRGAREDMFCFSPIVDRLLELGVAVCSIDYRLFEEGSYFPDNLEDVRDALCFLNKEAEDLRILRGRMMVWGDSAGAALMLTTALAPTAFVGERDERHMPLISGVIALYPPTNFLLFNFIQTWIAHIKFYKGGREEWRKLMTHVSPVTHLSSDAPPIMLLHGKKDPIVPFSQALHFVEKGADVGADVRLFSFPNGTHSLASFAQTENPLKIERLLERIERFTCQVLLLPPRQLSNEKHDTISHIS from the coding sequence GTGAAACGTGAAACTGCATGGCTAATGGGGGGGGCTGCATTACTAACGACGGCAGCGGCGGGAGCGAGCATCTGGAACAATTATGGTGCGTTACTTCGGTGGACCGAACCCGCCTTGCCACTCACAGAAAAACAACTTGCACCGCGGACGCTCGCCTATAAACAGGTGGGGGACTGCACCTTACAACTCGATCTCTATTATCCGCCGGGGGAAGGACCGTTTCCAGTCGCAATCTACGCACACGGTGGAGCATTCGTTCGTGGAGCGCGCGAGGACATGTTCTGCTTTAGCCCAATCGTTGATCGCCTACTTGAACTCGGAGTAGCCGTCTGTAGTATCGATTATCGTTTGTTCGAAGAGGGTAGTTATTTTCCGGATAACTTGGAGGATGTACGGGATGCATTATGCTTTTTGAACAAGGAAGCAGAGGATCTTCGTATTCTAAGAGGACGGATGATGGTATGGGGAGACTCAGCCGGAGCTGCACTCATGCTGACGACGGCACTTGCCCCAACTGCGTTCGTCGGTGAGCGCGATGAGCGACACATGCCATTGATCAGTGGTGTCATCGCTTTATACCCGCCGACGAACTTTTTATTGTTTAATTTCATTCAGACTTGGATCGCTCACATTAAGTTTTATAAAGGCGGACGGGAAGAGTGGCGCAAGCTCATGACCCACGTTTCACCTGTGACGCATCTCTCGTCAGACGCCCCACCGATCATGCTCTTGCATGGAAAAAAAGATCCAATCGTTCCATTTTCGCAAGCGCTCCATTTCGTTGAGAAAGGAGCCGATGTCGGAGCCGATGTTCGTCTGTTTTCTTTTCCGAACGGGACCCACTCGCTTGCTAGTTTTGCGCAGACCGAAAATCCATTGAAGATTGAGCGACTGCTCGAACGAATTGAACGCTTCACCTGTCAGGTGTTGTTGTTGCCACCGCGACAACTCTCAAATGAAAAACATGATACAATCAGTCATATTTCTTGA
- a CDS encoding alanine/glycine:cation symporter family protein, whose product MEKQVMDVVNRISDTLWTNVLIILLVGLGIYFTFRMRFVQFRMIPEMLRLLFQGTDKGKDGVSPFQAFAISTAARVGTGNIAGVATAIALGGPGAVFWMWLIALIGSASAFVESTLAQIYKVRDDKAWRGGPAYYMEKALGQRWLGVLFSILITISFGFVFNSVQSNTISLSLQNQYGFDKTWITVGLVVLTALVIFGGVRSIATVASFLVPIMAGGYILIALYIMATNLEVLPSIFKLIFQEGLFEFKTLAGGAVGAALLNGIRRGLFSNEAGMGSAPNAAATAEVSHPVKQGLIQSFAVFVDTLMVCSATAMIVLVSGVATKDASGQPVAGIDLAQGALASQVGSLATGFMVVAIFLFAFSSVVGNYYYGESNINFIRENKQVLLAYRVLVLVMIVFGSLVESANLVWALADIFMGLMAIVNLYAIFRLSKIAKLALEDYVGQRKAGKEPRFYADSIPNLPGKDTLEAWQESEKDEKAI is encoded by the coding sequence ATGGAGAAGCAGGTAATGGATGTAGTCAATAGAATCAGTGACACGTTATGGACGAACGTACTGATTATCTTACTCGTCGGATTAGGCATTTATTTTACATTCCGGATGCGGTTCGTTCAATTTCGGATGATACCGGAGATGTTACGTTTACTGTTCCAAGGAACGGATAAAGGGAAAGATGGCGTGTCACCGTTCCAAGCATTCGCAATCAGTACGGCAGCACGTGTCGGTACTGGTAATATCGCGGGCGTCGCGACAGCAATCGCACTCGGTGGACCAGGAGCGGTCTTCTGGATGTGGTTGATCGCCTTGATCGGCTCGGCATCGGCGTTCGTTGAAAGTACACTCGCGCAGATCTACAAGGTGCGAGATGATAAGGCATGGCGTGGGGGCCCTGCCTATTATATGGAGAAAGCACTCGGTCAACGTTGGTTAGGGGTCTTATTCAGTATTTTGATTACGATCTCATTCGGATTTGTCTTCAATTCCGTTCAATCGAATACGATCTCGCTTTCACTTCAAAATCAATATGGCTTTGATAAGACATGGATTACGGTCGGACTAGTCGTGCTGACGGCACTTGTCATCTTTGGTGGCGTCCGTAGTATCGCAACCGTCGCGTCGTTCCTCGTACCGATCATGGCCGGTGGTTATATCCTAATCGCGCTCTATATCATGGCGACGAATCTTGAAGTCTTACCAAGTATTTTTAAATTGATCTTCCAAGAAGGTCTGTTCGAGTTCAAGACACTAGCAGGTGGTGCGGTAGGAGCAGCACTCTTGAACGGTATTCGCCGCGGTTTATTCTCGAACGAAGCTGGTATGGGTTCAGCACCGAACGCAGCGGCAACAGCGGAAGTCTCTCACCCGGTCAAGCAAGGATTGATTCAATCGTTTGCGGTCTTCGTTGATACGTTGATGGTCTGTTCGGCGACAGCGATGATTGTTCTCGTCAGTGGAGTGGCAACAAAAGATGCAAGTGGTCAACCGGTAGCCGGGATCGACTTAGCACAAGGTGCTCTCGCATCACAAGTTGGATCACTCGCGACAGGATTCATGGTCGTCGCGATTTTCCTCTTTGCTTTTAGTTCCGTCGTTGGAAACTACTACTACGGTGAATCGAATATCAACTTCATCCGTGAAAATAAACAAGTTTTGTTGGCATATCGTGTACTCGTTCTCGTCATGATCGTCTTCGGTTCACTCGTTGAATCGGCGAATCTCGTGTGGGCGTTAGCAGATATCTTCATGGGACTGATGGCGATCGTTAACTTGTATGCGATCTTCCGTCTCTCGAAAATCGCGAAACTTGCGCTCGAAGATTATGTCGGGCAACGAAAAGCTGGAAAAGAGCCACGATTCTATGCGGACTCGATTCCGAACTTGCCAGGGAAAGATACGCTTGAAGCATGGCAAGAATCAGAAAAAGACGAAAAAGCGATCTAA
- a CDS encoding metal ABC transporter solute-binding protein, Zn/Mn family, which translates to MKKIIPALTVAFASASVLAACGSNTDSSTSDNKQTEVYASTFATAAIAREIGGNQVNVKMIVPPGADPHSYEPTSKQLTEIAKGDLFLLTGTTLEPYSKKIQESLKGTDVRFIETSKNVNLLESDATLHTHEEEGHTEDEHAHEEEGHDDHATDEHAHEEEGHDHGKYDPHVWLDPVNAKAMARSITTALSKEVPKDKATFEKNLKAFDQQANELDEQFKQAVTDGSKKELLVTHAAYGYLAERYGFTQLPIAGISPSDEPSQKQLAALVKEARMHDLKYVAFEETVSPKVARVIQKEIGAESVTIHNLESVTKAQQNSSYFKLMEENVQTLKKALQ; encoded by the coding sequence ATGAAAAAAATCATTCCTGCTTTAACAGTCGCATTTGCGAGTGCAAGTGTCCTCGCGGCTTGCGGATCGAATACCGATTCATCAACTTCAGATAACAAACAAACAGAAGTCTACGCATCAACATTCGCGACAGCTGCCATCGCTCGTGAAATCGGTGGTAATCAAGTCAATGTCAAGATGATCGTCCCACCTGGAGCAGATCCACACTCTTATGAACCGACATCGAAGCAACTCACTGAGATTGCTAAAGGAGACTTGTTCCTTTTGACCGGTACGACACTCGAGCCATACTCAAAAAAAATCCAGGAGAGCTTAAAAGGCACGGACGTCCGCTTCATTGAGACGAGTAAAAACGTCAACTTGCTAGAATCGGATGCTACGCTTCATACACATGAAGAGGAGGGGCATACAGAAGACGAGCACGCTCACGAAGAAGAAGGGCACGATGATCACGCAACAGATGAGCATGCTCATGAAGAAGAAGGACACGACCACGGAAAATACGATCCACACGTCTGGCTCGATCCTGTAAACGCAAAAGCAATGGCGCGTTCGATCACAACTGCTTTATCAAAAGAAGTACCAAAGGATAAAGCAACGTTCGAGAAAAACTTGAAAGCCTTCGATCAGCAAGCAAATGAATTGGACGAACAATTCAAGCAAGCTGTTACTGATGGCTCGAAAAAAGAGCTTCTCGTTACGCATGCTGCTTACGGTTACCTCGCAGAACGATATGGTTTCACGCAGCTTCCGATCGCCGGAATTTCGCCTTCCGATGAACCGTCTCAAAAACAATTGGCTGCTTTAGTCAAGGAGGCACGGATGCATGATTTGAAATACGTTGCTTTTGAAGAGACCGTCTCTCCGAAAGTTGCCCGTGTCATTCAAAAAGAAATCGGAGCTGAATCCGTGACGATTCATAATCTAGAGTCGGTCACGAAAGCGCAACAAAACAGCTCTTATTTCAAGTTGATGGAAGAAAACGTTCAGACATTGAAAAAAGCACTTCAGTAA
- a CDS encoding aldo/keto reductase — protein MQYAKLSNGITIPQIGFGVWQVDEETEAPAAVAEALRVGYRHIDTAAVYKNERGVAKGIKESGVKREDLFLTSKVWNDDIRAGRTKEAFAESLERLETDYLDLYLIHWPVEGYIEAWKAMVELYEAGKIKAIGVSNFKEHHLDTLAEEGLMAPMINQVELHPQLPQHELHEYLQDHNIQVEAWSPLMQGKFLEINDFKEIAEKHGKTPSQVVLRWHLDNGIVALPKSVTPERIAENFDVFDFQLDADDLEKIDRLATDVRLGPDPDEIDF, from the coding sequence ATGCAATACGCAAAACTTTCGAATGGTATTACGATTCCCCAAATCGGATTCGGTGTCTGGCAAGTAGATGAAGAGACAGAAGCACCTGCTGCTGTCGCTGAAGCATTACGCGTCGGATATCGTCACATCGATACAGCTGCTGTCTACAAAAACGAGCGCGGTGTCGCAAAAGGAATCAAGGAAAGCGGCGTGAAACGTGAGGATCTCTTCTTAACGTCAAAAGTCTGGAACGATGACATTCGTGCCGGTCGGACGAAGGAAGCATTCGCAGAATCGCTCGAACGTCTTGAAACAGATTATCTTGATCTCTACCTGATCCACTGGCCGGTCGAAGGCTATATCGAAGCGTGGAAAGCAATGGTTGAACTGTATGAAGCAGGCAAGATCAAGGCGATCGGTGTCTCGAACTTCAAGGAACATCACCTCGATACATTGGCAGAAGAGGGCTTGATGGCACCGATGATCAACCAAGTCGAGTTGCATCCACAATTGCCGCAACACGAACTGCACGAATACTTGCAAGATCACAACATCCAAGTCGAAGCATGGAGCCCACTCATGCAAGGGAAATTCCTCGAAATCAACGACTTCAAGGAAATCGCAGAGAAGCACGGCAAGACACCTTCACAAGTCGTCTTACGTTGGCATCTCGACAACGGCATCGTCGCTCTTCCAAAATCCGTTACACCAGAACGCATTGCGGAAAACTTCGACGTCTTTGATTTCCAACTCGATGCCGATGATCTTGAGAAAATTGACCGTCTGGCAACGGATGTCCGCCTCGGACCGGATCCGGACGAAATCGATTTTTAA
- a CDS encoding Na+/H+ antiporter NhaC family protein, producing MNETITPNKWALLPLVVFLVLFIGAGIFYDDFYKFPILIAALIALIFAAITTKGSINQTVERIATGAGNPDIMIMVFIFLLAGTFSGTAEAIGAIDATVNAALTFLPPSLLMSGLFIIAAFISMAMGTSTGTIAALAPIAFGIHEATGINVAIAAAAVVGGSMFGDNLSFISDTTIAAVRTQKTNMRDKFRTNFMIVLPAAILTIILLAFVSGSGDVVEAKAFEFYKLIPYLAVIVLALFGVNVILVLIGGTLLTGIIGIINGSFGLSGFVLSMSEGMMGMAEISILTLLMGGLVSLITFNGGIAFLKETLTRKISQRRGAEFSMAALVSATNLATANNTISILVAGPLAAEIADTYEVDRKKSASILDIFSCGIQGIIPYGAQLLIAAELTKTASPELIPYLFYPFLLFVCGSIAIFFGLPRMKKTATKQEKISS from the coding sequence ATGAATGAAACGATCACGCCTAACAAATGGGCACTGCTTCCTCTCGTCGTATTCCTAGTCCTCTTTATCGGTGCCGGAATCTTTTATGACGACTTTTACAAATTCCCGATTCTTATCGCTGCTTTGATCGCTTTGATCTTTGCTGCAATCACGACGAAAGGGAGTATCAACCAGACCGTCGAACGAATTGCGACCGGTGCCGGGAATCCTGATATCATGATCATGGTCTTCATCTTCTTATTAGCCGGTACGTTTTCTGGTACAGCAGAAGCGATCGGCGCGATTGACGCAACTGTTAATGCTGCTTTGACGTTTTTACCTCCCTCGCTCCTCATGAGTGGTCTGTTCATCATCGCCGCGTTCATCTCAATGGCAATGGGAACCTCTACTGGAACGATTGCTGCACTCGCGCCAATCGCTTTCGGTATTCATGAAGCGACAGGCATCAATGTTGCCATCGCAGCAGCTGCTGTCGTTGGTGGATCGATGTTCGGTGATAACTTGTCGTTCATCTCGGATACGACGATCGCTGCCGTTCGAACACAAAAAACGAACATGCGCGATAAGTTCCGGACGAACTTCATGATCGTCCTACCGGCTGCTATTTTGACGATCATCTTGCTCGCTTTCGTTTCCGGTTCTGGGGACGTCGTCGAAGCAAAAGCATTCGAGTTCTATAAGTTGATTCCATATCTTGCTGTCATCGTCCTTGCACTATTTGGCGTCAATGTCATCCTTGTCTTAATTGGTGGTACGTTACTCACTGGCATCATCGGCATAATCAATGGGAGTTTCGGCTTGAGTGGCTTCGTCCTCTCGATGTCTGAAGGAATGATGGGTATGGCGGAGATCTCAATTTTGACACTCCTCATGGGTGGTCTCGTCAGCTTGATTACGTTCAACGGTGGAATTGCTTTCTTAAAAGAGACGCTGACACGCAAGATTTCACAGCGTCGCGGTGCCGAATTCAGTATGGCAGCACTCGTCAGCGCAACAAATCTTGCGACGGCAAACAATACGATCTCGATTCTTGTCGCTGGACCACTGGCAGCTGAGATTGCCGATACGTATGAAGTTGATCGTAAGAAATCAGCGAGTATTCTCGATATCTTCTCTTGTGGTATTCAAGGCATCATCCCGTATGGCGCACAGCTGTTGATTGCAGCGGAGTTGACGAAGACGGCTTCTCCTGAACTGATTCCGTATCTGTTCTACCCGTTCCTTCTCTTCGTCTGTGGATCAATCGCCATCTTCTTCGGATTGCCACGCATGAAGAAGACAGCGACGAAGCAAGAAAAAATTTCTTCTTAA
- a CDS encoding CoA-disulfide reductase codes for MKTIIVGGVAGGATAAARLRRIDETAEIILLERGKEISFANCGLPYYIGDVIKDRNKLLVQTPEGMHARFNLDVRNLSEAIRINRKAKTITIRNVETGEEYDESYDHLILSPGAKPIRPNIPGLSDATNVFTLRNIPDTDRMREYVDTTRPDTALVIGGGFIGLEMAENLAERGAHVTLVEMADQVMAPIDPEMAAIVHEHLRAKGVELILEDGVARFEEAGRRVVLTSGRVIDTEMNILSIGVAPESTLAADAGLTLGIKQTIQVDDQLRTSDPSIFAIGDAIEVKDFITKEATHVPLAWPANRQGRLVADIIAGRDVRYNGTLGTAVAKVFDLTVASTGNNEKRLRQLGLRYEAVHLHPGSHAGYYPGASPISMKLLFDPIEGTIYGAQAIGMTGVEKRIDVLATAIKGGLTVLDLPDLELSYAPPYSSAKDPVNMAGYIASNIVLGDSANVHWHEIDAIVANGGLLLDVREPSENELGAIPGSVNISLPTLREKLDDLPKDQTIYVTCQVGLRGYVASQLLQQHGYEVKNLSGGYKTWSVVHRDQEARSQAKEETAVTVTKREPETKTAPEQVTLLDTCGLQCPGPILELKTKIDQMTDGEQIFVKASDPGFLPDVQAWAKKLGHTVHSAEMNQGVVEVLLEKGQGETPAVAPVQVNPADDATMVVFSGDLDKALASFVIAQGAQAMGKQVTMFFTFWGLNVIRKPDAPAVEKAGIERMMGMMMPKHAGELPLSNMNMAGAGQKMMKKVMKDKQVDALETMMAKAQAAGVRMIACTMSMDIMGIKKEELLDDIDYGGVASYLGATDGSNLNLFI; via the coding sequence ATGAAAACGATCATCGTAGGTGGCGTCGCTGGTGGCGCTACGGCAGCAGCACGATTGCGTCGGATTGACGAAACGGCAGAAATCATTTTGCTTGAACGGGGAAAAGAGATTTCGTTCGCGAACTGTGGACTGCCTTACTATATCGGAGATGTCATCAAAGATCGCAATAAATTACTCGTCCAAACGCCAGAAGGCATGCATGCACGGTTTAATTTAGATGTTCGTAATTTGTCGGAAGCGATTCGCATCAACCGTAAAGCGAAGACAATCACGATCCGCAATGTCGAAACAGGTGAAGAATACGATGAATCGTACGATCATCTAATTCTTTCTCCAGGTGCGAAACCGATTCGTCCGAACATTCCGGGACTGAGTGATGCAACGAACGTCTTTACGTTACGGAACATCCCGGATACGGACCGGATGCGAGAATACGTTGATACGACTCGTCCGGATACAGCACTTGTCATCGGTGGTGGTTTCATTGGTCTCGAGATGGCAGAAAATCTCGCTGAACGGGGAGCACACGTCACCCTCGTCGAGATGGCGGATCAAGTCATGGCTCCGATCGACCCGGAAATGGCGGCGATCGTTCATGAACATCTTCGGGCGAAAGGTGTCGAGTTGATTCTAGAAGATGGCGTTGCTCGTTTTGAAGAAGCTGGTCGTCGTGTCGTCCTGACAAGCGGACGCGTGATCGATACAGAGATGAATATCCTGTCGATTGGTGTCGCACCAGAAAGTACGTTAGCCGCAGATGCTGGTCTAACGCTCGGAATCAAACAGACGATTCAAGTCGACGATCAACTGCGGACATCCGATCCATCGATCTTTGCGATTGGTGACGCGATCGAAGTCAAAGACTTCATCACGAAGGAAGCGACGCATGTGCCACTCGCGTGGCCGGCGAACCGGCAAGGTCGTCTTGTTGCCGATATCATTGCTGGACGTGACGTCCGGTACAACGGCACACTCGGAACAGCAGTAGCAAAAGTCTTCGACTTGACGGTTGCTTCGACAGGTAACAATGAGAAACGGTTGCGTCAGCTCGGTCTGCGTTATGAAGCGGTGCACCTCCATCCGGGATCGCATGCGGGGTACTACCCAGGGGCAAGTCCGATTTCGATGAAGTTACTGTTTGATCCAATTGAAGGAACGATCTACGGAGCACAGGCAATCGGCATGACAGGCGTTGAAAAACGAATCGACGTCCTCGCGACAGCAATCAAAGGTGGATTGACGGTTCTCGATTTACCAGATCTCGAATTATCGTACGCACCACCGTATAGTTCAGCAAAAGATCCGGTCAATATGGCAGGATATATCGCATCGAACATCGTTCTTGGTGACAGTGCGAATGTTCATTGGCATGAAATTGATGCGATCGTTGCGAACGGTGGTTTGTTACTTGACGTCCGTGAACCTTCAGAAAACGAGTTAGGCGCGATTCCTGGATCGGTCAATATCTCGTTACCGACTTTACGTGAGAAGTTGGATGATCTGCCGAAGGATCAAACGATTTATGTGACGTGCCAAGTCGGATTACGTGGATATGTTGCGAGTCAACTGTTGCAACAACACGGTTATGAAGTGAAGAACTTAAGCGGCGGCTACAAAACATGGTCAGTCGTCCATCGTGATCAAGAAGCACGAAGCCAAGCGAAGGAGGAGACAGCTGTGACGGTAACGAAACGTGAACCAGAAACGAAGACTGCACCGGAACAAGTGACGCTGCTCGATACGTGCGGCTTACAGTGCCCTGGTCCAATCTTAGAGCTGAAAACAAAAATCGATCAGATGACGGACGGCGAGCAAATTTTCGTCAAGGCGTCTGATCCTGGTTTCTTGCCAGACGTTCAAGCATGGGCGAAAAAACTAGGTCACACGGTCCATTCAGCGGAAATGAATCAAGGAGTTGTCGAGGTCTTGCTTGAAAAAGGACAAGGGGAGACACCTGCTGTAGCACCTGTTCAGGTTAATCCGGCGGATGATGCGACGATGGTCGTCTTCAGTGGCGATCTCGATAAAGCACTTGCCTCTTTCGTCATCGCGCAAGGTGCACAGGCGATGGGGAAACAAGTGACGATGTTCTTTACGTTCTGGGGTTTGAACGTCATTCGAAAACCAGATGCACCAGCAGTCGAAAAAGCAGGCATCGAACGAATGATGGGCATGATGATGCCGAAACATGCGGGAGAGTTACCACTCTCGAACATGAACATGGCAGGAGCCGGTCAAAAGATGATGAAAAAAGTCATGAAGGATAAACAAGTCGATGCGCTCGAGACGATGATGGCAAAAGCGCAAGCAGCGGGTGTCCGAATGATCGCTTGCACGATGTCGATGGACATCATGGGTATTAAGAAGGAAGAACTTCTCGATGATATTGATTATGGTGGTGTCGCGAGTTACCTTGGTGCAACGGATGGCTCTAATTTGAATCTGTTCATCTAA
- a CDS encoding YbjN domain-containing protein, with translation MDQERNSNESNENNKVTPIHQDRQPETNEQGIAPQQQQHLETFQAFLVEKGIPMEARENETHVFFMTQEKTPAGAEPMMMIVFSKTTTDVELFARTVTHVPDGVEDLPILNAINDFNQEFKYFRVVLDSDRDVTIASTIDLDHGFNPAAIFGHSVMMFQASDEVYTYLTKLYEQF, from the coding sequence ATGGACCAGGAACGTAACTCGAACGAATCAAACGAGAATAATAAAGTGACACCGATTCACCAAGATCGTCAACCCGAAACAAACGAACAAGGAATTGCACCGCAACAGCAACAACACTTGGAAACTTTCCAAGCTTTCCTCGTTGAAAAAGGTATCCCGATGGAAGCTCGTGAAAATGAGACACACGTCTTCTTCATGACACAAGAAAAAACACCTGCTGGAGCAGAACCGATGATGATGATCGTCTTCAGTAAGACAACGACGGATGTCGAATTGTTCGCTCGTACCGTGACACACGTACCAGACGGTGTCGAGGATCTTCCGATTCTTAACGCAATCAACGATTTCAACCAAGAATTCAAATACTTCCGCGTCGTTCTCGACAGCGACCGTGATGTCACGATCGCATCGACAATCGACCTCGATCACGGATTTAACCCAGCTGCGATCTTCGGACATTCTGTCATGATGTTCCAAGCATCAGACGAAGTCTACACGTATTTGACAAAACTGTATGAACAGTTCTGA